One region of Candidatus Poribacteria bacterium genomic DNA includes:
- a CDS encoding GIY-YIG nuclease family protein, translating into MSDPVTLYVLQYQLKRNLRPFTREEIQQLPTGRSGVYVLWRKTGTEGRNECLYVGESTTCVRRRLLQHHSNAQNDGLHSQLRMFGRIIQFSVEFTEDAQETVALETELIREWKPKTNLKMNPDKS; encoded by the coding sequence ATGTCCGACCCTGTTACCCTCTACGTCCTCCAATATCAACTCAAGCGCAACCTCCGTCCCTTCACGCGCGAAGAGATCCAGCAATTACCGACCGGACGCAGCGGGGTATACGTGTTATGGCGGAAAACCGGCACCGAGGGACGAAACGAATGCCTCTACGTCGGAGAATCCACAACCTGCGTGCGGAGGCGGTTGTTGCAGCACCATTCAAACGCACAGAATGACGGACTCCATTCACAACTTCGGATGTTTGGGCGGATTATCCAATTTTCGGTAGAATTCACAGAGGACGCACAAGAAACAGTGGCACTGGAAACTGAACTCATCCGCGAGTGGAAACCGAAAACCAATCTGAAAATGAATCCCGACAAATCCTAA
- a CDS encoding transporter substrate-binding domain-containing protein has protein sequence MRFRLFILLIFITAMLSGCEQARHIATPQQGTATGTCTDGTRVLKVGFYAHFAPVSYSAEEDPTSPAFNTHLGYEADLLTALEAMEGAGLMFSRTAITEWDGIWLKSAEPTYDIIGGGITILEARRQDATGMPVVTFTSGHIKFRQTLLVRAEDAERLSTHVALNSEVRVGTLPGTTGEARLLQLTGFVDADGVLLSGTRVETRDRTVVADGTAAYTITAAGASPNLTGRQHLYPPTETLPQVIYLGDVLGESELLEALITGRIDAIARGEVGSQEAAHASQGELVVTAFDEQIEYGGFTLALEDVDLAACIDEKLDYLTDNKNIGYGEWLQDPSVFMKRAEQWNATVE, from the coding sequence ATGCGTTTCCGACTTTTTATCTTACTCATATTCATAACAGCGATGCTTTCAGGGTGCGAGCAGGCGCGACACATCGCTACACCCCAACAGGGAACAGCCACAGGCACGTGTACGGACGGAACCCGCGTGTTGAAGGTCGGCTTTTATGCCCATTTCGCACCTGTTAGTTACAGTGCCGAAGAAGACCCTACTTCGCCTGCGTTCAATACACATCTCGGTTATGAAGCCGACCTGTTGACTGCACTTGAAGCGATGGAAGGGGCGGGTTTGATGTTCTCTCGAACGGCTATCACCGAATGGGACGGCATCTGGCTGAAGTCCGCTGAACCCACGTATGATATTATCGGAGGCGGCATTACCATTCTGGAAGCTCGGAGGCAAGATGCCACAGGTATGCCTGTCGTCACCTTTACATCCGGACATATCAAGTTTCGACAAACGCTTTTGGTTCGTGCTGAAGACGCGGAACGTCTCTCCACGCATGTTGCCCTTAACAGTGAAGTTCGCGTTGGGACACTTCCTGGGACAACGGGCGAGGCGCGTTTACTTCAACTTACTGGGTTCGTTGATGCTGACGGTGTCCTTTTATCGGGCACCCGGGTTGAGACTCGTGATAGGACTGTCGTTGCCGATGGCACAGCGGCTTACACGATTACGGCTGCCGGTGCCTCTCCGAACCTGACGGGTAGGCAACATCTCTATCCACCTACGGAAACTCTACCGCAGGTCATCTATCTCGGTGATGTCTTGGGAGAGTCAGAGCTGCTTGAGGCACTCATTACGGGCCGTATTGATGCGATCGCGCGGGGTGAGGTTGGTAGTCAGGAAGCCGCGCACGCCTCACAGGGCGAACTTGTCGTCACCGCCTTTGATGAGCAGATAGAGTATGGCGGATTTACGCTCGCTCTCGAAGATGTCGATCTCGCCGCCTGCATTGATGAAAAACTTGACTATCTGACAGATAACAAAAACATCGGTTATGGAGAATGGTTGCAGGATCCGTCGGTATTCATGAAACGTGCCGAGCAGTGGAATGCCACAGTAGAATAA
- a CDS encoding Gfo/Idh/MocA family oxidoreductase — MKWSAVQEHIVRKMKTYRVAILGCRSRGTSAAKAYHAHPRTEIVALCDLVQERLDALGDIVNVSAHFTDLNEMIQQTAPDIVAIPTATEAHYPLCMRVLEHGVNIEVEKPLCIDLVQADEVLAKAKEKNARVAVHHQRRTSPSMQAVAKVLDAGKIGDLRYIYASGKGYYAGYGLMNIGTHVVNNMMRFGGRCRSVVAQATTGGRAITHDDVLPSPAGMGTVAGEYATATLQFDGNVTGTLLQHRFPKVDTDAYVMELYGTEGRLFWSELKGSWWLPTPHFVPDGTHDQWEALASIYPDHFDPDKGANADDYCFVDEYVKALDENREHESNGEEGRHVIEILMAIFESAIYGTRVELPQKNREHPLLKWRAEAGLGEIRDMPRDYGTWLSLEDERLYK, encoded by the coding sequence ATGAAATGGAGCGCAGTCCAGGAGCACATAGTTAGAAAAATGAAAACGTATCGCGTTGCCATATTGGGGTGTCGGAGTCGCGGCACCTCGGCAGCAAAAGCATATCACGCACACCCACGCACCGAAATCGTGGCACTCTGCGACCTCGTCCAAGAACGGTTAGATGCCCTCGGCGACATCGTGAACGTCTCCGCACATTTCACCGATTTAAACGAGATGATCCAGCAGACAGCCCCCGATATTGTCGCAATCCCTACAGCAACAGAGGCACACTATCCGCTCTGTATGCGTGTCCTTGAACACGGCGTGAACATTGAAGTAGAGAAACCGCTCTGCATTGATCTGGTTCAAGCGGATGAAGTATTGGCGAAGGCGAAAGAGAAAAACGCTCGCGTCGCTGTGCATCATCAACGCCGCACGAGTCCCTCAATGCAGGCAGTCGCCAAAGTCTTAGACGCAGGCAAAATCGGCGATCTCCGCTACATCTACGCCTCTGGAAAAGGCTACTACGCCGGTTACGGACTCATGAACATCGGAACACATGTCGTCAACAACATGATGCGCTTCGGTGGGCGTTGCAGAAGCGTTGTGGCACAGGCAACGACAGGCGGACGCGCCATCACACACGACGATGTTCTCCCCTCACCCGCTGGCATGGGAACAGTCGCAGGCGAATACGCCACAGCGACACTCCAATTTGACGGAAACGTCACCGGTACCCTTCTTCAGCACCGATTTCCGAAGGTAGACACCGATGCCTACGTCATGGAACTCTACGGCACTGAAGGCAGACTCTTCTGGTCGGAACTCAAAGGTTCGTGGTGGCTCCCTACACCGCATTTCGTCCCTGACGGCACGCACGACCAATGGGAGGCACTCGCCTCTATCTATCCAGACCATTTTGACCCCGACAAGGGCGCAAATGCTGACGATTACTGTTTCGTTGACGAATATGTGAAGGCATTGGACGAAAACCGAGAACACGAATCCAACGGCGAAGAGGGTCGCCATGTCATCGAGATTCTCATGGCAATCTTTGAGTCGGCTATCTACGGCACACGTGTGGAGTTGCCCCAGAAAAACCGAGAGCACCCCTTACTAAAATGGCGTGCTGAAGCCGGTCTGGGTGAAATACGGGATATGCCTCGTGATTACGGCACCTGGTTATCATTAGAAGACGAACGCCTCTACAAATGA
- a CDS encoding mandelate racemase/muconate lactonizing enzyme family protein, with amino-acid sequence MKITKVKSFVSADGHFFVKVETDAGIYGVGEGGLRRRSLALAEIIRSFEPFLIGADPFRIEHLWQVMFRGGFFPGGVVQSSAVSAVDIALWDIKGKALNVPVYELLGGRTRDKVVCYPHNGGGSIDAIIESCRHTYEAGWKFVRWSVVDHSDSGGTFEPRRAIRNTVKQVETVRREFGDDLEILIDVHTRLDPADSLDFCNKVAQYNPFFIEDPLRAENPASLKRLRQQTSVPLAIGEQFDSKWTFREVIEEDLMDYCRVDLCIAGGLTEARKIAGWCETHYIYIAPHNPLGPVSAAAGLHLCLSSSLVGVQELPRAPMSSLTDVFPVQVPWESGYLLPPERPGLGIEFNEDALTNVSTQEYGPPHGYQRDDGAYTNW; translated from the coding sequence ATGAAGATTACTAAAGTTAAATCGTTCGTTTCAGCAGATGGACACTTCTTCGTGAAAGTCGAAACCGATGCGGGTATCTATGGTGTCGGCGAGGGTGGACTCCGCCGTCGCTCGCTCGCCTTAGCCGAAATCATTCGCTCGTTTGAACCCTTTCTCATCGGTGCAGACCCGTTCCGAATCGAACACCTATGGCAAGTGATGTTCCGCGGCGGCTTTTTCCCCGGGGGTGTCGTCCAATCCTCCGCAGTCAGTGCCGTAGACATCGCACTCTGGGACATCAAAGGAAAAGCCTTGAACGTTCCGGTCTATGAACTTTTGGGCGGACGCACGAGAGACAAAGTCGTCTGCTACCCGCATAACGGTGGCGGCTCAATTGATGCAATCATCGAGAGCTGCAGGCACACCTACGAAGCCGGTTGGAAGTTCGTCCGCTGGAGTGTGGTTGACCACTCTGACAGTGGCGGGACGTTTGAACCCAGACGCGCCATCCGAAACACCGTTAAGCAGGTGGAAACCGTGCGTCGGGAATTCGGCGATGATCTCGAAATACTGATCGATGTGCATACCCGTCTCGATCCAGCAGACAGCCTCGATTTCTGTAACAAGGTTGCACAATACAATCCGTTCTTCATTGAGGATCCACTTCGAGCCGAGAACCCCGCGAGTCTGAAACGGCTCCGGCAGCAGACTTCGGTGCCACTTGCCATTGGTGAGCAATTCGACAGCAAATGGACATTCCGAGAAGTCATTGAAGAAGACCTCATGGACTACTGCCGTGTCGATCTCTGCATCGCCGGTGGGTTAACAGAGGCGCGTAAAATCGCGGGATGGTGCGAAACGCACTACATCTATATAGCACCCCACAACCCGTTGGGACCCGTATCCGCTGCAGCAGGTCTGCATCTCTGTTTGTCTTCGTCACTCGTCGGTGTGCAGGAACTCCCACGTGCCCCGATGTCCTCGCTAACCGACGTATTCCCGGTGCAAGTGCCGTGGGAATCAGGGTATCTCCTACCGCCTGAACGTCCGGGACTCGGTATCGAATTCAACGAAGACGCACTTACCAACGTCTCAACACAAGAGTATGGACCGCCTCACGGCTACCAACGCGATGACGGTGCCTACACGAATTGGTAA
- a CDS encoding aspartate aminotransferase family protein translates to MTTAEIKEMATEYIINTYGDRSLAFVKGEGPYLWDADGKKYLDFLGGLAVNGLGHCHPKVVAAIREQAGNLLHTSNLYYIQPQAELAKLLIDNSDMDQCFFCNSGAEANEAAIKLARKYAKDSGRTDAYEIITMENSFHGRTMATITATAQTKYHVGFEPMLEGFKYVPFDDLEATEAAISEKTCAILVEPIQSEGGVNIPSDGYLHGLRELCDKHNLLLMFDEVQTAMGRLGTFFGYQSYGVVPDVITMAKALGSGVPIGAMLAKRHIAESFVPGTHAATFGGNPLVTAAAATTVRTILEENLAVNAVKMGNYLAGGLMELKDQYPIKEVRGKGLLRGLVMDVDATPIAAQCIENGLVTICTNDYVLRFLPPLNVNAGHVEEAVNIVEKSMSEVL, encoded by the coding sequence ATGACAACCGCTGAAATTAAAGAGATGGCGACGGAATATATCATCAATACCTACGGTGACAGAAGCCTTGCATTCGTCAAAGGCGAGGGTCCCTACCTCTGGGATGCCGATGGCAAAAAATACCTCGACTTCCTCGGCGGACTCGCCGTCAACGGGTTAGGACACTGCCACCCGAAGGTCGTTGCCGCCATTCGTGAACAGGCAGGCAACCTGCTGCACACATCCAATCTCTACTATATTCAACCGCAGGCAGAACTCGCGAAACTACTGATCGATAACTCCGACATGGACCAGTGCTTCTTCTGCAACAGCGGTGCCGAAGCGAACGAAGCGGCAATTAAATTGGCGCGGAAATACGCCAAAGACAGCGGTAGAACAGATGCCTACGAAATCATCACAATGGAGAATTCGTTCCACGGACGGACGATGGCGACGATTACCGCTACGGCACAAACGAAATATCACGTCGGATTTGAGCCGATGCTGGAAGGCTTCAAATACGTCCCTTTCGATGACCTTGAAGCCACCGAAGCCGCCATCAGTGAGAAGACATGCGCCATTTTAGTCGAACCGATCCAGTCGGAAGGTGGCGTAAACATCCCCAGTGATGGGTATCTCCACGGGTTACGAGAACTCTGTGATAAACATAACCTGCTACTCATGTTCGACGAAGTTCAGACAGCGATGGGGAGATTAGGCACCTTTTTCGGATACCAAAGCTACGGCGTTGTGCCAGATGTAATTACGATGGCAAAGGCGCTCGGTAGCGGTGTCCCGATCGGTGCGATGTTGGCGAAACGACACATAGCAGAGAGTTTCGTCCCCGGCACCCACGCCGCGACATTCGGCGGAAATCCGTTAGTCACGGCGGCAGCAGCCACAACCGTCAGAACCATTCTGGAAGAGAACCTCGCCGTAAACGCCGTTAAAATGGGGAATTACCTTGCCGGTGGACTGATGGAACTAAAGGATCAGTACCCGATCAAAGAAGTCCGCGGGAAAGGCTTGCTCCGCGGCTTAGTGATGGACGTCGATGCGACACCGATCGCTGCACAGTGTATTGAAAACGGACTGGTCACCATCTGCACCAACGATTATGTCCTTCGGTTCTTACCACCGCTCAATGTCAATGCCGGTCACGTTGAGGAAGCCGTCAACATCGTCGAAAAATCGATGTCTGAAGTTCTCTAA
- a CDS encoding outer membrane lipoprotein-sorting protein, with amino-acid sequence MLHIAKRNTAAWTKIYVFCLLLAVVGCTGSTPTIELSPATRTELDAILNTLQARYDLTGSLKITRMMVRIKEGERSEELRELLWYKKSENGGELLQIQALGPYNEPRGIAIANQDKNEFLLALLNEQKAYVGPLSDGVLREIFGVDLRVSDVLSAIFANPFLDGRITNFISVESSGAKFIIKRPSLQTGYVETITLFIREGEPRVTEWHIHDENGTLEQRATFADYREVSGILRPHKVEIERPLEQTRVAVTIAKVELNVEIKDSKFDSEPFLGEDIEIIPLSELRE; translated from the coding sequence ATGTTACACATCGCAAAGCGCAACACCGCTGCATGGACAAAAATCTATGTGTTCTGTCTTCTCCTTGCTGTCGTAGGATGCACAGGGAGCACGCCCACAATTGAATTGTCACCTGCGACCCGCACGGAATTGGACGCTATTCTCAACACACTGCAAGCGAGATACGATCTGACCGGTTCTTTAAAGATCACCCGAATGATGGTGAGGATCAAGGAAGGCGAACGGAGTGAAGAGCTCCGAGAATTGTTGTGGTATAAAAAATCGGAGAACGGCGGAGAATTGCTCCAGATTCAAGCCTTGGGACCCTACAATGAGCCACGCGGCATCGCAATTGCCAATCAAGACAAGAATGAGTTTCTACTTGCCCTACTGAACGAACAGAAAGCATACGTCGGACCGTTATCCGATGGGGTTTTGCGAGAAATTTTCGGCGTGGATTTACGTGTGTCAGATGTGTTAAGTGCCATCTTCGCCAATCCGTTTCTTGACGGACGCATCACTAATTTCATATCCGTTGAAAGCTCAGGGGCAAAATTCATCATTAAGCGTCCGAGTCTTCAAACTGGATACGTGGAGACTATCACGCTCTTTATTCGTGAGGGTGAACCCCGAGTTACAGAATGGCATATCCACGATGAAAATGGCACGCTTGAACAACGTGCCACTTTCGCTGACTACCGTGAGGTGAGCGGTATCCTCCGACCCCACAAGGTGGAAATCGAACGTCCACTCGAGCAAACACGGGTCGCCGTGACAATCGCCAAAGTTGAACTGAATGTCGAGATTAAAGACAGCAAGTTTGACTCCGAACCCTTCTTGGGCGAGGACATCGAAATTATCCCGCTGTCAGAATTACGGGAGTAG
- a CDS encoding 4-(cytidine 5'-diphospho)-2-C-methyl-D-erythritol kinase: MVQEIRVGAHAKINLYLDVVGKREDGYHNLETIFHSIELHDDVILRKQRAKGITVYCEHPGVPRDSRNLAYRAANLLSDSVGGVDGIGIEIHKRIPVAAGLAGGSANAAAVLHGVNELFALGLTQENLMQLGAQLGADVPFCLHGGAALGLGIGDQLTRLPALSDVPLLLLNPGIEISTATVFKKLNFSLTTREKRGIIIKACLEKGDLAGIGRNLYNLLEVPVFSEYPEIAVLKTELSTQTEVCGALMSGSGATVFAVMQNGGAARRCASYFKDKVSFCTTTVTSPVGVSVYE, encoded by the coding sequence ATCGTGCAAGAGATAAGGGTCGGCGCGCATGCGAAAATTAACCTCTATCTGGATGTCGTAGGCAAACGCGAAGATGGGTATCATAACCTCGAAACGATCTTCCATTCAATCGAGTTGCACGATGACGTTATCCTCCGCAAACAGAGGGCAAAAGGCATAACAGTTTACTGTGAACACCCAGGGGTCCCGCGTGATTCACGTAATTTGGCATATCGTGCCGCGAATCTCCTCAGTGATTCGGTAGGCGGTGTTGACGGGATTGGGATTGAGATCCATAAGCGGATTCCGGTTGCGGCTGGACTCGCAGGCGGAAGTGCAAACGCCGCTGCTGTCCTCCACGGTGTAAACGAACTCTTTGCACTCGGTCTTACACAGGAAAACCTCATGCAGTTGGGGGCACAGTTGGGGGCAGATGTCCCGTTCTGCCTGCATGGCGGTGCCGCGTTGGGACTCGGCATTGGCGATCAGTTAACACGCCTTCCCGCGCTCTCGGATGTCCCGCTCCTCCTTCTAAATCCCGGCATCGAAATTTCGACAGCGACTGTATTTAAGAAATTGAACTTTTCCTTGACAACACGAGAAAAAAGAGGTATAATTATAAAGGCTTGTTTGGAGAAGGGCGACCTCGCCGGTATCGGGCGTAACCTATACAACCTACTTGAGGTTCCGGTTTTTTCCGAGTATCCCGAAATCGCCGTGCTAAAAACTGAGTTATCTACGCAGACTGAGGTTTGTGGCGCGCTGATGTCGGGGAGCGGTGCTACGGTATTTGCGGTGATGCAAAACGGTGGCGCAGCGCGTCGGTGTGCGTCATACTTCAAAGACAAGGTAAGTTTTTGTACAACCACGGTAACCAGTCCCGTCGGTGTATCTGTATATGAATGA
- a CDS encoding 50S ribosomal protein L25 — translation MQQAKLEAQQRNTFGKQSARDLRKEGGVPAVLYGRAQDTLAIQVNARTFKQFLRTYGENVIINMEIGAGAPETVIIKEIQRHPVDKQTLLHADFIRISLDEPVTSAVPVILVGNPPGVQQGGVLESPLREVSLHCLPMQIPNEITIDVGHLEIGDSVHVSDLTLDEEIDILDEPERILAMVSQPRIHLEDELAEDEEGEGAEEDAAEEPTEPEVISRRRDDDDE, via the coding sequence ATGCAACAAGCGAAATTAGAAGCACAACAACGCAACACCTTTGGAAAACAGAGTGCCCGGGACCTTCGGAAAGAGGGTGGGGTCCCTGCTGTGCTATACGGTCGCGCACAGGACACGTTGGCGATCCAAGTCAACGCGCGAACTTTCAAACAATTCCTACGAACCTACGGTGAAAACGTCATCATCAATATGGAAATTGGTGCAGGCGCCCCTGAAACGGTCATTATCAAAGAAATTCAGCGTCATCCGGTAGATAAACAGACCTTACTCCATGCGGATTTCATCAGGATCTCTCTGGATGAACCCGTGACATCAGCCGTCCCAGTGATTCTCGTAGGCAACCCACCCGGTGTTCAACAGGGTGGCGTCCTTGAATCCCCGCTCCGCGAAGTGAGCCTTCATTGCCTACCGATGCAAATACCGAACGAGATTACGATTGATGTCGGTCATTTGGAAATCGGGGACTCCGTCCATGTGAGTGATTTAACCTTGGACGAGGAAATTGACATCTTAGATGAACCTGAACGGATTCTTGCAATGGTGAGCCAACCGCGCATCCACCTTGAGGATGAATTAGCAGAGGATGAAGAGGGCGAAGGAGCAGAGGAAGACGCCGCTGAAGAACCTACGGAACCAGAAGTTATTTCCCGTAGGCGCGATGATGACGATGAATAA
- a CDS encoding GerMN domain-containing protein: protein MKHNRSAGFSRLLVIWGITLVLIAVGLGMTLFLIERSKQSAIPIAPPPLPIAANPSDIPPPPQEVNLFLLDPTALTLVPVKIERRLHAELTKRLSQIVVALIQETPPNFRNTIPRGTLLNETYIDSQQTAYLDFSNHLTDGHIGGTTAELLTVTAILKTVFDAFPEEIKQVQILIDGEEVKTLAGHLNLSQPLHLF, encoded by the coding sequence GTGAAACATAACAGGAGTGCAGGGTTTTCAAGACTTTTAGTGATATGGGGCATAACCTTGGTCCTTATCGCAGTGGGTCTCGGTATGACGCTATTTCTAATTGAACGCTCAAAGCAATCGGCGATTCCGATAGCCCCACCCCCATTGCCTATCGCTGCGAATCCGTCAGACATACCCCCACCGCCACAAGAGGTCAACCTATTTCTCCTTGATCCCACTGCCCTGACGCTTGTCCCAGTTAAAATCGAACGCAGGCTCCATGCCGAACTCACCAAACGCCTAAGCCAGATAGTTGTAGCCCTCATTCAGGAAACACCTCCTAACTTTAGGAACACGATCCCGCGCGGAACCCTCCTGAACGAAACTTACATCGATAGCCAACAAACCGCATACTTGGATTTTTCAAACCATCTTACCGATGGGCATATCGGTGGGACAACAGCCGAACTTTTGACCGTCACAGCAATTCTTAAAACTGTTTTCGACGCATTTCCTGAAGAAATTAAACAGGTGCAGATTTTAATTGATGGCGAGGAAGTGAAAACCCTCGCGGGACACCTCAACCTTTCACAACCTTTACATCTGTTTTAA
- a CDS encoding aminoacyl-tRNA hydrolase yields MDTKVKLIVGLGNPGRRYEQTKHNVGFRVMDTLQTRLSAGKLPRNLICKSLVMQATWHDLPIILAKPMTYMNNSGIAVAALIRQFEIPLSELCIIYDDIHLDLGVLRMRQKGSDGGQKGMKSIIQHLGTTAFPRLRIGIGEPIGNLTDYVLTDFTEDEEIEIAHTIDRAVGALETFVKDDILTAMNQFNASNY; encoded by the coding sequence ATGGACACGAAAGTAAAACTTATTGTTGGACTCGGCAATCCGGGGAGACGCTACGAGCAGACCAAACATAACGTCGGTTTTCGCGTGATGGACACCCTACAGACACGGCTCTCCGCTGGAAAGCTGCCACGGAATTTAATTTGCAAATCACTCGTTATGCAGGCGACATGGCACGATCTCCCTATTATCCTTGCCAAACCGATGACATATATGAACAACAGTGGCATCGCTGTCGCGGCACTCATCAGACAGTTCGAGATTCCTCTCTCGGAATTGTGCATCATCTATGATGATATTCACTTAGACCTCGGTGTGCTTCGGATGCGGCAGAAAGGGAGTGATGGCGGACAAAAGGGAATGAAGTCTATTATTCAGCATTTGGGCACTACCGCATTTCCGCGTTTACGCATTGGCATCGGCGAACCCATCGGTAACTTAACCGATTATGTCCTTACAGATTTTACAGAAGACGAAGAGATTGAAATAGCGCATACCATCGACCGCGCCGTTGGTGCTCTTGAAACCTTCGTCAAAGATGATATTCTTACAGCAATGAACCAATTCAACGCTTCTAATTATTGA
- a CDS encoding 3'(2'),5'-bisphosphate nucleotidase: MTNQKSSLLTDTESPKTKVQIAIDAVIKAMQLCEQVQAEMVSTDAIQKTDRSPVTVADFGSQALICKAIGDAFPKDVIVAEESAQALKENAPLLERVTAYVNGFYKDAPPSAETVCEWIDRGSGEVGPNFWTLDPIDGTKGFLRRDQYAIALAYIVDGTVQLGVLGCPNLPYRLAETHPHDDRDRVPSENDGDAEPGGLFVAIRGEGTRLYTKAGDFIEHVHVSGTTQRFAESVESTHGDSDAHSRIANALGITESPVRMDSQAKYGIVSRGEASLYIRLPNPAYPDYRECIWDHAAGLIVVEEAGGTVTDANGSPLNFLTGKRMHENRGIIATNGKLHQHVLKALTRKDTSNSKPT; the protein is encoded by the coding sequence ATGACAAACCAAAAATCTTCTTTGCTGACGGACACTGAAAGTCCGAAAACCAAAGTACAAATTGCCATTGACGCTGTCATAAAAGCCATGCAACTCTGTGAGCAGGTGCAAGCTGAGATGGTATCAACAGATGCAATCCAAAAGACAGACCGAAGTCCCGTAACCGTCGCCGACTTCGGATCACAGGCACTGATATGTAAGGCAATCGGCGACGCTTTTCCCAAAGACGTTATCGTCGCTGAGGAAAGCGCGCAGGCACTGAAAGAGAACGCTCCACTTTTAGAACGTGTCACAGCTTACGTGAACGGATTTTACAAAGATGCCCCGCCCTCGGCAGAGACCGTCTGTGAATGGATTGATCGAGGAAGTGGTGAAGTAGGACCGAACTTCTGGACACTTGACCCAATTGACGGCACGAAGGGCTTTCTGCGCCGGGATCAATACGCGATCGCCTTGGCTTATATCGTCGATGGCACAGTTCAACTCGGGGTTTTAGGCTGCCCAAACCTGCCATACCGGTTGGCAGAGACACACCCTCACGATGATCGGGATCGTGTGCCCTCCGAGAACGATGGAGACGCGGAACCGGGCGGTCTCTTTGTCGCCATCCGCGGTGAAGGCACGCGTCTCTACACGAAAGCGGGGGACTTCATAGAGCACGTACACGTATCGGGAACGACTCAGCGCTTTGCAGAGAGCGTCGAGTCCACGCACGGGGACAGTGATGCGCACAGTCGCATTGCGAATGCCCTCGGGATTACAGAATCGCCTGTCCGCATGGACAGCCAAGCGAAGTACGGGATCGTTTCCCGTGGTGAAGCGTCGCTCTATATCCGTCTTCCGAACCCGGCTTATCCGGATTACCGTGAATGCATCTGGGACCACGCTGCCGGACTGATCGTCGTCGAAGAAGCAGGAGGGACGGTAACAGACGCGAACGGGAGTCCCCTCAACTTTTTGACAGGAAAACGGATGCATGAGAATCGAGGTATCATCGCAACCAACGGAAAACTCCATCAACACGTTTTAAAGGCGTTAACACGGAAAGACACGTCAAACTCGAAACCGACTTGA